The sequence AActtgtttaattttattgtaGGAGGAGACAGTTGGCTCAACTAGGCTCTGCCTCTGGTGTCTACAAAACCCTTGTCAAGTACTTGGTTGGGGTGCCACAGGTAAAGGCTCAATGCCTCCTCTCATTCTCATAGAAAATTGATTTTAGTTGTTGATTCTTTTccctttttttctttaatttattgtaGGTGTTGTTGGATTTTGTTCGACAAATAAATGATGATGATGGGTATGTACCATGGTTTCATTTATAAGGCTACTTATGGTGGTAGAAGATTCAGGTTGCATAAACAACTTTAACTGATAGGATCGTTTTATCTTCTCTTGTAAAGGCCAATGGAAGAACAACGACAACGTTATGGACCTCCTCTATACACTCTCACAAAAATGGCCACGGCTATCAGGGTTTTCTTAACCCTTCTCTGGCAAAGATATGATACTTTCAAACTGTAAGATTGTTCCCTTTccttctctctttttatttttgcttaTAGTAGTTGTTAAATCAAGGCTCCCTTAAATTCACACTAGTCAATAATCAAGGTTCCCTTTCTCAGTGAACTTTCCCATTTAGTGGTTGTGAGATCTTATTATATGTGTGGGATGGGCAGGAATAAAGAACAAATGAATCTCCTGTCCGAAGCTGCTATCGTCTACACATCTGAGTTTGAAAGATTCGTCGCATTTATCAGGTACCTTCTTCCTTTCTAAGATCACACAATGTCGGGGAATGCTCACCTTTGAAACTTTCTTGCTGCGAAAAAATTGTGTGGATGTTTGTTTTTAGGGCTTGTTCACTCTGTTTCTTTTTAGTAGTTTTATTTGTCTCCTAATTTGTTTTGGCTATGTTAAAATTGTTACTAGATTCCTATCAAGCTTTAGAGTAAGTTTAGTAGTCTGAAACAGTATGATGTAATTACTAGACATTCTTTCTAATAAGTTTTTGtgttatatttcaattttttgattgaattttttatttcgaCAGTTCCAACATTACTTTGGTTAGATGTCTTTAGGCATTGTCTTTCTCTACTGAAAAAAGTTAACGTTTTCCATTGTGCTTTTCCAGCGATGTATTTGCCAATTCCCCCTTCTTCATTTCAGCAGATGCCGCTGGGATATTGGGTTCAAGGTTAGCTTCCATTGTTCACAAGATTCTCTCTACAGTTCATTGATAACTAGTTCTAAGAGTTTGTACTGCTTAGGGAAAATGAGGAGTACAAAGAGATTATCGTCCAAGCTGGGAGAACCTATGAGGTAAACTGTTCTCCTCAAATGCTTTTGGTTATTAATGAAACTGAATGTTTTGACATTATTAGACTCTTTAGACTAGATCCATCTGAAATTGTTGCGTTTAAAATAAGTGAAAAGTGATGGGAATGACAGTGGTGTGTGGTATGCCCATTTTCTGGTGGCATATATAAAAGTTTTTGTTGTTTCTCTAGGTCTCATTGATGGTGGAATCCGAAAATTCATATATTGGTTGGGATTTCTCCTTGATGCAAGGCAAGATAAGCATGGTATTTCTTTTTGAACCCTCAATCCGTTTTCTCATTATATaacttaaattatttgtttGCTTTTCTTGCTTGGTTTTGCTCCCCTCTCCAGCTTTTGTTTGATAATTATAGGTGTGTCTAGGTTGTTTTTGGTAGGAGCTACAATAAGTTGTTTTGGTTAGGGCTTTGCGCCTTGCAGATCAACTGTTTCAACTTAGCAActggaattaaaaaaaaaaaactaaaaggaTGGCCACGGACATACCTAAAGAGGTGATAATAATCGTGGTGATTGAAACCAAAACATGTTCTTTAGATGTTTCTTTCACCTCTGATATGAACCGACTTTGATTTTAGCCGTTTTCTAatgtgagaaagagagagatgctTAGCTAAGCTTTCATCAACACTAGTCTCTCTTTGAGAATAAGGTTGATTATAAGTCGAATTCTTATTAATCTTAGCATATTCTTATATAGGGATACAACTTAATGTAAACAGGAAAAACTTAAACCTAATTCATAAAAGATAACACCAAAACTGATTAGCTAAAATACCTTGACCAATCCTAACACATGTCAGCCTCGGACATTTATGAAACTTCACTAGAAGATAAGAATCAGTGTCGTGTTAAGTTGTGATCCAAGGAAAAAGAGGAAAGATGAAAACAGAGTAGgttagaagagaagagaaaagtGTTACATGAAAAGAGATGGGTGTATGAGATCAAAACAAAGTACATTACTTAGCGTATACGAAGCGAAGTTATGATAGGAGAGAAAACCTATTTGAAAGCTTAGTTTTTTACTGAAGAGTATGGGTGTAAGCTTGACTTTGCTTTGTTAAAGGGTTGATCAAACGAGCCTTATATCAAAACTATTGCGATTAGATAAGAATCTCAAAGGTTATCGCCGTGTTGCCCTTATAGCGCCACGATATTTAATCAAAAGGGCACCATGGCGCGCGCTTTATGGATATTGCCTTGCTAAAGATGGTTAAGGCGTTGAGGGCATGACGATGATGATCACACATTATCCCTATTTGCCGTACATAAAATTGTATATGTTGCTGTTTCCGCTAGAATCTGGTTAGCTTTGTTTTCGCACATAGTTGATAGCCTATATTTTCCTTTGATGAACCATTCATGTGAAAGGCAAACAAGAACTGTTGTTTCTTGATACCAGATGTGATCTCAGTTTGGTTCTCACCTGATGTGGTTCGTCCTATTTTTATTTACCAGGATATTGGATTTAGCGTGGAGTACATAAGTGCTTCAGGGGAAAAGACTGTGAGTGTGCTCATTAGTTTCCAAACTCTCATTAAACTTTAATAGCATATAGTACATACAATATCTCTCACCCTTTAAAGATATACGTTCAAGTTCAACTAGTGAATTCTGAGGGATGAATTACAAATTTCTCTTATTGCAGCTGATATTACCTTACCGTCGTTATGAAGCTGACCAGGTGAGTGCCATGTACATATGGGGGGAAGCTTATGagtatttttggttttgttgttaATTTCACAAGTTAGGTTATGAGCTTTCTTTTAGCTGTGCTGTTTAATCtcataagtttttttctttgggAAAGCTTATAATTTCTTTTTCGTTTATGTGCATAGCTGTTTTATGTGACTGTTTCTACAGGGAAACTTCTCTACGCTAATGGCTGGAAACTACAAACTTGTTTGGGACAATTCATATTCAACTTTCTTCAAAAAGGTAGAATGATAGTTACATTTTGAGGCAGACAAAGTGATTCGATATGCTTTATAGACTCCTATTTCCATTGCTTTTACTAACGAGGATATATTCGTTTGCTTCTCTTGATCTCCATTGTTTGTGTAATAGACTCTTCGATATAAAGTGGATTGCATACCACCAGTAGTGGAGCAGAAAGTGGAAGATGAAGATGGATTAGAATCATGAAAACTCATCATCATCTATCTGTACAAAGACAAAACTTTGACCTTCTGAAAGACATCATAAGTATCTGTTGCGGCCTCTTACAGGAATATGACTATCTTGTTTGCCGAGTAAGTGAAATTTGGCGATTGAAGCTGCATGCTCTATTATCGATGTATGGGTTACAAATATTATTTGGTTGGTTTGAAATAGCTGGGTTGACTTTAGAAATCGACGGATCGACGTCGCTGAAACAACTACATGGGCCTACAACCTAAATGGGCTTATTTGCATCTATGgtatttgttttctattttcacTCTCTACCCAAGTCTTCGTGTATCTTCCGAGTAATTTTGCAAGGATCCAAAATTATCTTAGAGGCCTAATACGGGCCCAGTTTAAAAACGATCGTCTCGCTTCAATTATTTTTCAGATCGGACTCACTGGCGACGATGGATTTACAGCAAGAGCAGGCATGTTGGAAACCCTTTTTTATCCTCACGGATGATGTTAAGTGTCTTCTCAGTTCTTAGAAATGTATGCAATTGTTGGATATATCGTGCATATTTTTATAACATGATAAGCGATGTCATAGATTATCAAAAGCACGACAAACCACATCGTGCAGAAAGTCATATTTGCCATAACTTTTCCCAACTGCTTAgtcctatttaaaaaaaaagcatggCCTTCTTTCAAGTATTAAGCTTCTGCATTAACTTGTTTTAAACACACATACAAGATTGGAGTATTGTACTAGATACATGAACATCGCTAAAATGTTACACTGGAAAACTGTTTTCTATCATATGTCGCTATTGGACATCCTGCTTGGATACACGTGACTTTTTGCTGGTGagaagttttttaaaatattcctCCTCCTAAGTTTGTATGTCTTTGTTGACTTGAGAATTATGGGTGTTGGCTTTCACCTTTTGGTGCATGTGTTACGCTTCCAATTATCAAGAGTCATGACATCATAAAAGAATTATTTTAAGAAGTCCTGCATAGTTTACAGGTTTAAAagctatatataatatatatctcaTCTTTTAAtgtttataagtttttaaacATGCATATATTCTTCTCTTTATATCACATGGAAAGCCGTCAACCAAGCGAATAATGTTTAATTggcaattaatatatttttactaatcctctagactatatttgcgaagtgattttgccacatgtcttctctacaatcatttttacaaaaacaatgatGACATGGCTAACAAGATTGATAACATAACTTATAAttaatatgacatggacaatcatatttattactaatatatatttttgataaaatttataaaatatggcaataactaatacattacatttaatgttgatttatatttttggtaaacttcttaaaatatggtaataattcataaatcatcactaaaataaaatatattgaaatatgcattataaatttcgaaatacattatttaattgtatttttataattatacaatttttattactaatattttcaaaattttctacatctttttaaaatattaataaattgttaatcgtaatttcattagtttcttttagatatctacaaattttataaatattatttaattataatttttaataactatacaattttttatatgattttttagtaattttatacaagttgatttaatacatttaaccaaaataaatagataaaaattttatctaaggttcgaattttaaatatattacatatatattattaaatgtaatttaaaataaacatttttttttgcttattttaTGCTTTAATaatcaactttatattaaatattagtcaaaaataataaaatatataatattaataaattctattttaaatataatttaattttttaaaaatttatcattgCACATGGTGCAGGAAAACACCTAGTTACTAGATAATTGGTGATTTATTTTGCCTATGGGATTTAAAACGATCTTATGTACTCTGCTATCTATGGTCGAATGTACATTGCCAACACAATCAACGTCATGATTTCGAGGGTGCATGTATTCCTATTGTAAACCCAGCTATTATCTACTAAGAAACGCCACACCATCACTAAGACGGGGGTAGCGAAGGTTAGGTCTTCACTTTTATTGATAAATTCACATATTAGAAACCACAATAATAAATTGTTCGAAAAATGttccaaaagaaaagaaacaacaataataaaattGCTTTAGCAAATcaaagttatatataaaaaaaaagaattgtgaTAGTCATACGAAAGTCGCAACCTAACATGGCCAGCCGCCGATATTGAAGAAGAAGCAAACGATACTTAAGTATAATTGATGTAAGTATAAAGTAAAAATAGGGAAACAAAAGGTTGAAGTTATAGTGTCACAACACTATGACGTCGTTGATGTAGACATATTTACAAGAAAGAACATAAGTTGAAATCCAATAAAGAGCACATGCGAATTTCGCTTATTTTAAGCTGTTAATCTTCTTCGTTGGATTGATAAATGATGAGATTGAATTAGAATTAAATTATACTAGTGATCTGTAATCCATAATTCAACCTTTCATGACGTACGGCAGGATGAGGTCATGAACCCTACGTCACTTTTGACGGAGCTCACTTACTTACGCCGTTTAAATTGGTTCCTCCGTTTTCTACGCCCAGTTATTAGGCGTTCCATCTTCTCAGGTGCGGTACCACATGACTTTTGGACCCGTCCTATTGTCAGAGATCTATAACTTCACTCTCACCGATGTTCTGTGATACAAACCTacttttttgtgtttttttctaaaataattatgaagAAATGAAATTATATGCATTCTTGACGGGccagtaacttttttttttggtgaaaggGCCAGTTTTATTAACTAGTGAAGGGAGGTTACTGTTTTTATTCTGGTCCTTACTGCCGAGTACAAATGATTCATGGGCCTGGAGAAAGCTCCTGGACCTCAGACCACTCGCTCTTCGCTTCTGTAGAACTAAGTTGGGGAACGGCCAATCCGCGAGCTTTTGGTTCGACCCATGGACACCTTTGGGTCAGTTAATCAACTATATTGGTTCGAATGGTCCGAGAGCCCTCCGTATCAGGGTAAATGCGGTGGTGGCTGATGCGATTAGAGATTCCACATGGTCCCTGCCTCACCCAAGATCGCAACAGGAAGTTGATCTTCATTCTCATCTCACTACTCTTTCTTTGCCTTTATCTCATGATACAATTGATGCTTGTGAATGGATTGCTGGTGATCATTCTTTGACTGTTTTCAGCTCTGCCACCACATGGGATGTTCTTAGACCGAGGCAGCAGACAAAAGATTGGGTGGACGTGGTCTGGTTCAAGGGGACGGTACCGAAGCTCGCTTTCACGATGTGGATAGCGAACTATGACAGACTTCCAACAATGGCGCGTCTCGCAGCTTGGGGACTTCCGGTTTCTCCTACCTGTGCGTTCTGCTCCAGATTTGATGAAACAAGAGACCATCTAATGCTGTCTTGCGATTACAGCCAGGACGTTTGGACAGAGGTGCTTCTTAGATGTAACCCGTCTTCAACAACATTCACAATGTTCACAAATTGGCAGGAGCTCATGTCTTGGATACGAGAGCCACTGTCTAAAAGTCTAAAGCTACTTAGGAAACTGGCTGTACAACTTGTTATCTTCCACCTGTGGAAACAAAGGAACAACCTAAAGCATAATCAGATATCTCTCCCTGCAGCTCTAATCTTCAGTGGCATTGATAAGGAGATGAGAAACATTATTTCGGCTAACAGGGTTAGAAAGGCTTTCAGTTTGCTTATGGCCAAGTGGCTAAGATAAGTTTTTAAGTGTGTTGTCCATGATCCatcttgttttttattttttttttgccaagatGGTTCAAATTTAAGATCTTGCTTTGTAAGAACTTCTTTCATCtatgatatttacattttagcaaaagaaaagagaagtaGATGCGGTGAAATAAATTTGAtgtccaaaaacaaaacaaaaaagtctTGAATCTAAGATAATGAGTTTATATGTAATTGTTTACTTTATACTTAATACTAATAGGGCTGTTAGTTAAGTCAACTAGAAATGCTCGCTGCTTTTGTCTTTATATCGTGGGTTATATCTCAAGGGCCACATACACATTACCTAATTACATAATACTAGTATGGTAATTAAGGAGTGTATCGTAATTAACAcacaagtatatatatatatatatatatatatatatacacgaaaCTTCGTATCAACAACCTCATCAATATATATACGAAGAGACCCATCACATCTCCTAGTTAAAAATCTGGGATTTACTCAAAACGTAGAGAACATTGCTCAAGTCAAAAAGTGACCAAAAAGATGAACTCTTGCCAGCAAAAGGCTATGGAGACGCTGCTTCACGGCCATGGGTGTGCCAACCAGCTCAAGCTCATCATGGACCACGCCAAGTCAGACTCGTCCATGGAAAGGGAGGACCTGGCCAAGTCCGTCCTCCATTGTTTCTCGGATGCTCTAGCCATCTTGATCGATACAAATGACCATCATCAAGGTGACCAATCCAATAACTCATCTCCCCAGGATGCGTCGCCTGTTCTTGAGAACAGCAGGAAACCACTTCACAAGAGGGGAAGGTATATATTAATCAATTGAAATATTCAAGAATGGTTGAATGAATGATGTTCATTAATCATGATAAGCTTGGTGGTTGCAGAAAGACATCAGTGGCAGAGAGCTCAGACTACCGTAGACACGAATCCCCGAACCCGATCTACCACGATGGCTTTCTCTGGAGGAAATATGGACAAAAGCAGATCAAAGAATCAAATCACCAAAGGTAATACATATCATTCActatgataaaatatatatatatatatatattcatgtagtagttttcattaaaaaaaaaggaatgatgAAATGGTAGGAGCTACTACAAGTGTGCGTACACTAAAGACCAGAATTGTGAAGCAAAGAAGCAGGTTCAGATGATTCAAAACAATCCTCCATTATACTCAACCACTTACTTCGGCCACCACACGTGCCAACTTCACCAAGCCTATGCAACTTTCCCCAGGGACCCCTCTGACCCGCAGGATTCCCACATGATCCGATTTGATCACCCAGACTCCTCCATCCATCAACATCAGAACCAAAGTCAGAAtcagataatttatttaaaagatgAAAACATGATGATGTTACCTGATAAATCAGAGAGTGGTCGTCTCCATCTCAGTGGATGTCCTCGGAGGTTGCTCACGCGGTGGAGGCTTTCGGGTTTAATCCTTTTCGCACATCAAGTGACTTATCATGACCACTTACATCCTTCCCTTCTCTATCATCATACATATGTAGCTTCGTTAATTATATGTTCCCACCTACAATCCGATATAGTATCCTAGCTACTCTTACGTTTTCGCGTTATACATTTCTGTCTACTTGTGTACATCACTTGAAGCTTTTGTTTTTAGTTAATACGTATTAACTAGCTTCAATAACACGTGAACAAAAGTTTGGACTGTTGCCGGATTTCTTTTTGTTCACACGGGAATCCATCTTTTATAACCAACCGTCGAGAAACGTTTTCTAGTACCCTCTGAGTAAGTATGTGAAATTTTCATTAACAATGTAATGACACAAGAGATAAGTATGTGAATTTTCACTAACAATGTAATgtgaataaatatatatagctagccagacttctttttttttgataattaagtATGTAAATTTTCATTAACAATGTAATGACACAAAGAGATACAATCAGTTTTGATAAAATCAAATCTTAGTGAAACTAAACTAGCTAGTTAAAGCAAAGGTCTAAGAGAGCCcccaaaaaagataaaaaagacTCACAAAGACAAGGAAGGTTTAATCAAATTCGTATGAATATGATTAAAGCTTAGCTAAGAAAGACTTGGTGGATGTCTTTTACATAGAAGATAGTTTGAACTATGTTTTTTTTACCAGCCATGATGTCTCCAGAACACTACTGTTTTCAGTCGTCGGGATTCTGGCACACCACCGTTGTTGCAAATTTAAGAAACCATGAAGTTGCTAACTTCGTGTTGTTGCATATTTTTATTATCCATTCGCATAACAAAAACGAAAGTTTTTCGTCCCCTTTATCATAATTAGTTTTTTGCAATAAATGTTGTCTGCAAACATTGATATTGATTTACTGattttatttgtaaaaaaaactattaaaagtttaatatttgGATATTCTTATTCCAtaggtaaaaatcagcatgagaACGGCCGGACTCGCTCATGCAAAAATACTATCAATCGTACAAAAATCCAACACAGAGTCAAAAAAGTGGTGAGAAAGTAAATTGTTGATCGGGTCAATGAACTTGCCACTAGAGCAGATGGGAAAGACAAAGAGACCTTCTTGACCCTTGTGCCCTAAATAAGTAACCActgacaaaataaatatttcatcCGTTTAATAATACTCGATGTTTTGTAGTAAtgtacaaatattaaaaaaattaatttctctaaaaaatattttaaatatataattttaaaatcagttaattaattataaaagagACAGtagttttcaataaaattaaaattaactttaaaatttcaaaacttcatgtaaattaaaacaaaataattcttCTAAAGCATCAACTATATTATATCCTAGTCATATATAATCAGAAGAATATATATCCACTAATTTTGTAAACTACTCATATATTAAGTAGTTATTACAAAGGTTTTTAGAACATATCATTTCATTTATCCTTTAACGCGTATACTTCAACGAGAAAACAAAGATCAATAATGCATcttatttgttttgttcaaaGATAACATATAACATTTCACGGTCCCcctttgtttttgttaattgtGAGCTCATATGATGCAATATAAAACGGATAATTAATTAACATTATCCTCTTCAAGTATCCAACCCATATATAGATCGTGGATGCCgttcgttgacaaaaaaaaaaggatcgtGGATGCCGTTTAAATATCCTAGAAAACAAACTTGAGATGACGAATACTGTTTGATACCTTAATTAATCATTCAAGATGTATGCATGATTTATGGCACAACAATTTTATATACATAGACAAATATTATACATGTcatgttttttaatttatgataaataaGTAACACATACACGAACCTTTTTTCTTGGAACATGCATCAAATATTCTATTAACAGACATTATTTGGTATGCCCAAAATCATGTGTATATCTACATTTCAATCTGCACATGTGTGTATAAAAAGGACTTGTGCGCATTAGCCCATAGCATATTCAAACGACCTTATAATAATTAAAGTGAAACTCAGATAGTAAAGGGAATCTAGGGCCGAAGTGATGGTTTGTATCCTTTTCGGTATTTCAAAACCTTTCGTGCGGTATATTTTCGGTTTGGACTTGTTAACCGAAACGTCGACTTCAGCGCGTTACTTGTTTTCTTCAACGTCGTCGAATGCGGGCTCTAGAATTATAAGTGAAACTTCTCTTTGAGTTTCTTCTCTCCTCAACTATTTCTTTCAT comes from Brassica rapa cultivar Chiifu-401-42 chromosome A02, CAAS_Brap_v3.01, whole genome shotgun sequence and encodes:
- the LOC103850397 gene encoding uncharacterized protein LOC103850397 isoform X1, giving the protein MASTDGLVPITRAFLASYYNKYPFPPLSDDVSRLSSDMASLIQLLTLQSPPSQGEASLIEEANQQPPHKIDENMWKNREQMEEILFLLQPSRWPVQLREPCTSEDAELSSILRHLKDNFDKALAAMISFQTKNSERVFNTVMTYMPQDFRGTLIRQQKERSERNKQAEVDALVSSGGTIRDTYALLWKQQMERRRQLAQLGSASGVYKTLVKYLVGVPQVLLDFVRQINDDDGPMEEQRQRYGPPLYTLTKMATAIRVFLTLLWQRYDTFKLNKEQMNLLSEAAIVYTSEFERFVAFISDVFANSPFFISADAAGILGSRENEEYKEIIVQAGRTYEVSLMVESENSYIGWDFSLMQGKISMDIGFSVEYISASGEKTLILPYRRYEADQGNFSTLMAGNYKLVWDNSYSTFFKKTLRYKVDCIPPVVEQKVEDEDGLES
- the LOC103850398 gene encoding LOW QUALITY PROTEIN: probable WRKY transcription factor 62 (The sequence of the model RefSeq protein was modified relative to this genomic sequence to represent the inferred CDS: deleted 2 bases in 1 codon; substituted 2 bases at 2 genomic stop codons), producing MNSCQQKAMETLLHGHGCANQLKLIMDHAKSDSSMEREDLAKSVLHCFSDALAILIDTNDHHQGDQSNNSSPQDASPVLENSRKPLHKRGRKTSVAESSDYRRHESPNPIYHDGFLWRKYGQKQIKESNHQRSYYKCAYTKDQNCEAKKQVQMIQNNPPLYSTTYFGHHTCQLHQAYATFPRDPSDPQDSHMIRFDHPDSSIHQHQNQSQNQIIYLKDENMMMLXXIREWSSPSQWMSSEVAHAVEAFGFNPFRTSSDLS
- the LOC103850728 gene encoding uncharacterized protein LOC103850728, which codes for MTFGPVLLSEIYNFTLTDVLTKLGNGQSASFWFDPWTPLGQLINYIGSNGPRALRIRVNAVVADAIRDSTWSLPHPRSQQEVDLHSHLTTLSLPLSHDTIDACEWIAGDHSLTVFSSATTWDVLRPRQQTKDWVDVVWFKGTVPKLAFTMWIANYDRLPTMARLAAWGLPVSPTCAFCSRFDETRDHLMLSCDYSQDVWTEVLLRCNPSSTTFTMFTNWQELMSWIREPLSKSLKLLRKLAVQLVIFHLWKQRNNLKHNQISLPAALIFSGIDKEMRNIISANRVRKAFSLLMAKWLR
- the LOC103850397 gene encoding uncharacterized protein LOC103850397 isoform X2; its protein translation is MASTDGLVPITRAFLASYYNKYPFPPLSDDVSRLSSDMASLIQLLTLQSPPSQGEASLIEEANQQPPHKIDENMWKNREQMEEILFLLQPSRWPVQLREPCTSEDAELSSILRHLKDNFDKALAAMISFQTKNSERVFNTVMTYMPQDFRGTLIRQQKERSERNKQAEVDALVSSGGTIRDTYALLWKQQMERRRQLAQLGSASGVYKTLVKYLVGVPQVLLDFVRQINDDDGPMEEQRQRYGPPLYTLTKMATAIRVFLTLLWQRYDTFKLNKEQMNLLSEAAIVYTSEFERFVAFISDVFANSPFFISADAAGILGSRENEEYKEIIVQAGRTYEVSLMVESENSYIGWDFSLMQGKISMDIGFSVEYISASGEKTLILPYRRYEADQLFYVTVSTGKLLYANGWKLQTCLGQFIFNFLQKDSSI